A part of Rhodamnia argentea isolate NSW1041297 chromosome 8, ASM2092103v1, whole genome shotgun sequence genomic DNA contains:
- the LOC115741358 gene encoding serine/threonine-protein kinase/endoribonuclease IRE1b-like — MVSYKSRLRCLRDTMQDVSLWTDGGRPSPLLLKLMREVVSGLGHMHDLGLLHRDLKPQNISITGKPLVAKLSNLGTDLNDGTPGWQERDRYLRPSIPAIDMFGFGCVLFFCVTGGKHPLGNVTPYFNIMNNNMDLSLLASMPEAHDLISRLLNLDPILRPKASEVLQHPFLSNSGTRRSFFGDAKDRAVKIPHSTDAPKLAKEMGRFPAPLMEVVSLFCKKEVVFRKYLKYFK; from the exons ATGGTTAGCTATAAGAGCAGGTTGAGGTGTCTTAGGGATACGATGCAGGATGTTAGCTTGTGGACCGATGGTGGCCGTCCCTCACCCTTGTTGCTGAAACTGATGAG GGAGGTGGTATCAGGACTCGGCCATATGCATGACTTGGGATTACTCCATCGGGACCTAAAGCCTCAAAATATCTCCATTACGGGGAAACCGCTAGTTGCTAAGCTATCTAATTTAGGAACTGACCTAA ATGATGGAACCCCAGGATGGCAAGAACGTGATAGATATCTTCGTCCTTCAATTCCGGCAATTGATATGTTTGGTTTTGGTTGTGTCCTCTTCTTTTGTGTCACCGGTGGAAAACATCCATTGGGAA ACGTAACACCCTACTTCAATATCATGAACAACAACATGGATCTATCCTTGCTGGCCTCCATGCCTGAGGCTCATGATTTGATATCGAGATTACTAAACCTGGACCCCATATTGAG GCCAAAGGCATCAGAGGTGCTTCAACATCCATTTCTCAGTAATTCAGGGACAAGACGGTCCTTTTTTGGTGATGCCAAGGATAGGGCAGTGAAGATACCGCACTCCACGGATGCTCCAAAACTAGCGAAG GAGATGGGACGATTTCCTGCACCCTTGATGGAGGTGGTGTCTCTATTCTGCAAAAAAGAAGTTGTCTTTAGGAAGTACTTAAAATATTTTAAGTGA